In Thermithiobacillus plumbiphilus, the DNA window CCGGCCGGCCGGTGGACGTGCGCGTGTCGACCCTGCCTACCGGGCACGGCGAGCGGGTGGTGCTGCGTCTGCTCGACAAGCAGGCCGGGCGCCTGGACCTGGATCGCCTCGGCATGCCGGCGCCGACGCTCCGGGCCCTGGACAGCCTGATCCGCCAGCCACATGGCATCATCCTGGTGACCGGCCCGACCGGTTCGGGCAAGACCACCACGCTGTATGCCGCCCTGTCACGGCTCGATACCGAATCCCTCAACATCATGACGGTGGAGGATCCGATCGAGTATGACCTGTCCGGGGTCGGGCAGACCCAGGTCAATCCGCGCATCGATCTCAGCTTCGCCCGCGCCCTGCGCGCCATCCTGCGTCAGGACCCGGATGTGGTGATGATCGGCGAGATCCGCGATCTGGAGACCGCGCAGATAGCGGTGCAGGCCAGTCTCACCGGGCACCTGGTGCTGGCCACCCTGCATACCAACGATGCCGTGGGCGCCGTCACCCGGCTGGCGGACATGGGGGTCGAACCCTTCCTGCTGGCCTCCAGCCTGATTGGGGTACTGGCGCAACGCCTGGTGCGCAAGCTCTGCCCGATCTGCAAGGAGGCCTATCAGGCCGACGAGCGGGAACGCGCTGTCGTTGGCCATCCCCTGCCCGCTGGGCTGATCTATCGCGCCAAGGGTTGCCCGGCCTGTGGCCAGACCGGTTACCAGGGACGCAGTGGTATCTACGAGCTGATCACGATGGATGACACCCTGCGCCGGCTGGTCCATGACGAGGCTTCCGAGCAGGATCTGCGTGACCATGCCCGCAAGCAGGGCATGCTGTCGCTGCGCGAGGACGGCATGCGCTATGTTGCCGAAGGCGCGACCTCGATCGAGGAAGTCCTGCGCGTCGCCCGGAGCTAGGCCATCATTCCATGAGACAGGTGCCGAGGATTGCTGATGGCGGCCTTTGAGTTCGAGGCGATGGGGCAGAATGGCCGTACCCAGCGCGGCGTGCTGGAAGGCGATACCGCAAGGCAGGTTCGCGTGGCGCTGCGGGAGCGCGGCCTCATCCCAGTGCGGGTCGAGCCGATCCGCAGCGAGCGGAGTGGAAGTGGCGGCACGATACGCTTGCGCCGGGGCCTGCCCGCCGCGCAGCTGGCGCTCGTCACCCGCCAGTTTGCCACCCTGCTGGCGGCCGGCCTGACGATCGAGCAATCCCTGAATGGGCTCATCGAACAGAGCGAATCGCCCCGCGCGACACAGATTCTGGCCGGGGTTCGCACCGGCGTGCTGTCGGGCCAGTCCCTGGCAGTTGCCATGGGCGCCTATCCGGCGGCCTTTCCCGAGATCTATCGTACCCTGATCCGTGCCGGTGAGAGCTCCGGGCGTCTGGACTCGGTGATGCTGAGTCTGGCGGATTATACCGAGGACCGACAGGCCCTGCGCCAGAAGGTCGTGCTGGCCATGGTCTATCCTGCACTGGTGAGCCTGGTGGCCATCGCCGTGGTGCTTGGCCTCCTGACCTATGTGGTGCCGCAGGTGGTGCAAGTCTTCGAAAGTACCGATCAGGTCCTGCCGCTGCTCACCCGCATGCTGATCGGCCTGAGCGATTTCCTGCGTGCCACCGGCATCTACTGGCTGATACTCTTTGCGGTCCTGGCGGTGATTGGTCTGCGCCTGCTGAGAAAGCCCGCCTGGCGCTGGCGCCTGGATACCTTTCTGTTGAAGGTGCCGGTGGTCGGGCGCCTGATTCGCGGGCTCAATGCCGCGCGTCTGGCCAGCACCCTGAGCATCCTGGTCGGCGGTGGGGTGCCCCTGCTGTCGGCCCTGCAGGCCGCCCAGGGCGTGGTCAACAACCTGCCCATGCGCGAGGCCCTGGAAGAGGCCGAGCGCCAGGTGCGCGAGGGCGGCAGCCTGCATCGGGCACTCAAGCGCAGTGGCCGTTTCCCGCCGATGATGGTGCATCTGATCGGCAGTGGCGAGGCCAGTGGCCAGCTCGGCCCTTTGCTCAGCCGCGCCGCGGATCAGCAGCGCCGCGAGCTGGAGGGCTGGGTCGGCGCCCTGACCGCCCTGCTGGAGCCCATGATGATCCTGACCATGGGTGGCGTGGTGCTGACCATCGTGCTGGCCATCCTGATGCCGATCTTTGAAATGAACCAACTGGTAAAATAGGGAGCACGACGCAGTGAATGACCGTAACAGAGCGCCGAATGGCATGCGAATCACAGAGGGTGGTTTCACCCTGATCGAGATCATGGTGGTGGTGGTGATTCTCGGCATTCTGGCGGCGCTGGTGGTGCCCAAGATCATGAGCCGCCCGGATGAGGCCCGCATCGTCGCGGCGCGTCAGGACATCAGTGGCATCATGCAGGCGCTCAAGCTCTACAAGCTCGACAACTACCGCTACCCCACCACGGAGCAGGGTCTGCAGGCGCTGGTCAGCAAGCCCGGCACCCCGCCGGTTCCCGCGAACTGGAAGGCCGGCGGCTATCTGGACAAGTTGCCGCGCGACCCCTGGGGACAACCCTATCAATACCTCAGTCCCGGTGTGCACGGCGAGGTCGATGTGTTTAGCCTGGGGGCCGATGGCGCGCCCGGCGGCGAGGGCAGTGATGCGGATATCGGCTCCTGGAACACTCAGTAAGCTGGCCTGAGGCCATGTACCGTCAGCGCGGCTTCACGCTGATCGAGATCCTGGTCGTGCTGGTACTGATCGGTATCACGCTAGGGCTGGTGGGCATCAATCTCATGCCCGACCAGCGTCGTGAGCTCGGCGAGGAGGCGCAACGCCTGGCGCTCCTGATCGAACAGGCACAGGAGGAGGCCGTGCTGAGCGGCAATACCCTGGGTTTCGAGCTGTCCGCCAATGGCTACCGCTTCGT includes these proteins:
- the gspE gene encoding type II secretion system ATPase GspE, with product MTELNTSARAVPLESERVAVRIGAGEAGPVENGQPNTPDSHWAQKLPYHFARNKGVVVAGEHDGLLEVWARAYPAPAVMAELRRTLGRPLSVRILDVAAFDTALNQAYERRDNAAERLIDDMGDNLNLEQLAQEIPEISDLLEAEDDAPIIRLINALLTQAMRENASDIHIEAFEERSVVRFRVDGALRDIVSPQRALHAAMVSRIKVMAQLDIAEKRLPQDGRIGLKLAGRPVDVRVSTLPTGHGERVVLRLLDKQAGRLDLDRLGMPAPTLRALDSLIRQPHGIILVTGPTGSGKTTTLYAALSRLDTESLNIMTVEDPIEYDLSGVGQTQVNPRIDLSFARALRAILRQDPDVVMIGEIRDLETAQIAVQASLTGHLVLATLHTNDAVGAVTRLADMGVEPFLLASSLIGVLAQRLVRKLCPICKEAYQADERERAVVGHPLPAGLIYRAKGCPACGQTGYQGRSGIYELITMDDTLRRLVHDEASEQDLRDHARKQGMLSLREDGMRYVAEGATSIEEVLRVARS
- the gspF gene encoding type II secretion system inner membrane protein GspF, which gives rise to MAAFEFEAMGQNGRTQRGVLEGDTARQVRVALRERGLIPVRVEPIRSERSGSGGTIRLRRGLPAAQLALVTRQFATLLAAGLTIEQSLNGLIEQSESPRATQILAGVRTGVLSGQSLAVAMGAYPAAFPEIYRTLIRAGESSGRLDSVMLSLADYTEDRQALRQKVVLAMVYPALVSLVAIAVVLGLLTYVVPQVVQVFESTDQVLPLLTRMLIGLSDFLRATGIYWLILFAVLAVIGLRLLRKPAWRWRLDTFLLKVPVVGRLIRGLNAARLASTLSILVGGGVPLLSALQAAQGVVNNLPMREALEEAERQVREGGSLHRALKRSGRFPPMMVHLIGSGEASGQLGPLLSRAADQQRRELEGWVGALTALLEPMMILTMGGVVLTIVLAILMPIFEMNQLVK
- the gspG gene encoding type II secretion system major pseudopilin GspG; translation: MRITEGGFTLIEIMVVVVILGILAALVVPKIMSRPDEARIVAARQDISGIMQALKLYKLDNYRYPTTEQGLQALVSKPGTPPVPANWKAGGYLDKLPRDPWGQPYQYLSPGVHGEVDVFSLGADGAPGGEGSDADIGSWNTQ